Proteins encoded within one genomic window of Propionispora vibrioides:
- a CDS encoding stage V sporulation protein S has translation MEILKVSAQSSPKSVAGALAAVLREKHSAEVQAVGAGAVNQAIKAIAISRGFVAPNGMDLITIPAFAEISIEGEERTAIRFIVEPR, from the coding sequence ATGGAAATCCTTAAAGTATCTGCACAATCGAGTCCTAAATCTGTAGCAGGTGCTCTGGCTGCCGTATTAAGAGAAAAGCATTCCGCAGAAGTGCAGGCAGTGGGGGCAGGGGCGGTCAATCAGGCCATTAAGGCTATTGCCATATCACGGGGGTTTGTGGCGCCAAACGGTATGGATCTCATTACAATACCTGCTTTTGCTGAAATTTCAATTGAGGGCGAAGAACGGACTGCAATCCGGTTTATTGTGGAGCCACGGTAA